The Trichoderma breve strain T069 chromosome 2, whole genome shotgun sequence DNA segment GCTCGTCGCTCACGAGCCCAATTGCCGCAGTATATACTGGACTCAGCGTAATATCCGCAAATGCCATCTCCCATACCTCCTGTGGCTCAAACCAAACATCTGGGCTTGGACCATAGTATTCTATGAAACTCGGCTTCTGTAACTTGGTATTCTTTGGCTCGCCGCTTTCCTCCCCGTTATCGTAAAACTCCTTGTTCGCTTTGTAAAAAGTGTCTGTAAAGCCCGATATGCATTTGCAGACCACCTCGAGCGTGCCACTCTCCTCATTCCGTACTGCCATCAAGATGGGCGACCACCATTTCGCTTTTCTGCCCTGCCCATGCCATCCAGCCACGGGAATCATATCTAGCGTGTCGAAACTTGAATTGTAATCCTTCTTAACCTTGAGCCAAGAGTCTAGGCGTTTATCTGGCTCGTACGTCGCCAAGAGCGGCTTCCTTCGAGATTTTGCTGGTTTTTCGTCACCATCGCCCTTTGTAGCATTCTTTGTcttccctttgccttttgttttAGTCTTGGGGAGCGATAACTTTTCCGGGTCTTCTAGAGGTTGCCCAGGCTCAACTTCCACCAAGGACAGATCAGGGATATTGTCCAGGATTTTGACCATGATACCTTCGCATTTATTCTCCAATGCAGATTTGAAAAACTCGAGAACTGTTTCGGAGTCCCCAGAAGTAGCATCCAGGCTTTTAACCCAAGTAAAGTGGTGGGGTACCTCTATAAAGAGGGATCGAAGAAGCTCTCGCCTTTCTCGAAATGATCTGTCCAAAAGAGATTGTCCATTGAGATACATCAGATCAAACGcaaacagacagacatcGATCTTGATGTCTCCAATTGCTACATCCTTTCGAGCACGATTAGTCAGTGTCTGAAAATTCTTGAGCTCGCCCGTCTCTCGGTCAACGGCAACAACTTCTCCCTCCATAATAAAGCTACCGATGCCTTCTCCTCTAATCTTGGGCACCAGCTCCACAAGGTCCGGATATTTTTCTGTCATGAGCTCCAGGTGTCTAGAAAATATCGAAACCTTGCCTTTTTCGTCGCAATGGACTTGTGCGCGTTGCCCGTCATATTTATACTCACACGCAAAATCCCTTCCCTGGAGTTTTGTGAGCATCTCCGAGAGGTCTCTGGTAATGCTTCCCAGCATTGGACGCAACGGCACGTGGAGGGTTAAGCCGCACCGCAGTAGCAGCTCTTCACATACCCCAACATCGAGGAGTGCAGGAACCAAGTCGTTGTAGTTTGGGTGTCTTGCAAAACTTGCTTTGACAATCTCTTCTGCCTTGCTCCAGACTTCTGCCAACTCTTCCTTCTTTAGCTTACTTAGCTCTGTAATATCCTTCGTATCGTACTCGGAACCTGGGGCTTTAGAAAGTGAGAATGCTCTGGATAACGCAATGAGCATGGTAGTTTTAACGGCACCAATGCGGAGCTATATACCATTAGTTGTAAGTTTAATGACAAAAAGACGTCGCAGCGGAAGATACGCACATACTGCGAGACGGTTCGGACAATGAACCGGctctcttctccacctcGCGCATCCTGCAGTAATCGATCCACGATCCGCTGCTTTATCTCACCGCTTCCTTGCCCATGAGTAGTAGCAATCTTTACCAGGGATTGATAGACGCCCTTTATTGTGAGAGGCTTTGGCTTTCTCAGTGTGAagctctgtttcttctttgcttcgAACGCAACATCCCCAGGATCTCCATATTTGTCAAATATGGCTTTAAGAGACCTATTATCCAGACCACAGACTTGGCGGAGAGCCTTGGAAATGGCAGACccgccaagcccaagctccATGGAGATGTATGGAGGCGATATAGAGTTGGTGGCCAGCCAGACCTGAAACAACGATGAGAATTATTACGCTTACAAGGTCTGGTGCCAACACTTACAGCTGGTAAAAGACTAGGAGGATCGCCTTCTATCAAAATGCGTAGACAATTTACAAGAGTATCAACGATTTTGATACGGCTTGTTGTTGCGCTAACAAGAACGAAGCACCTAGTAAGGAGAGCATAGGACGCATCTCCATTCTCGGGGGCCCAGTATGCTTGCAGCTCCTTTACATACTTTGACGGATCAAAAGTGAGTGGCGACTCGTCAAGCGGAATGGACGTTGTTACTGTGTCATCGGCCATTCCAGTGGATTGCAGAGAAAgcgtcttcttggcatccTGCTTCTTGGGTGTTGTATCCGGAGGGGATTTCTCTGTTTGACTTGCAGAAGCGGGTGTGGAACCATCTTCTACCGTCTCTGCTACAGATCCAACATCTTTGTCCATTGGGGTCGCACCTTGGCCTCCAGAAGGGGTATGAACGTCATTGGGTACCTCTTGATTCCATTCTGCTTGTAGCTTCCGTGCCAGTTCCTCATCGGAAAGTATAGCTGATGAGCTGCTTGGagcaccatcttcaccagccgAGGTGTTCAACGCATccggctgcttctgcttggaAAAGAAGTACTCGAGTCCCTTTGATTGGGCTGCCGGCTGTTTCTTGCCACTGTtgagcttcctcttcttggccggaCTCGACATGGTGTCTGTGTCTTGTACACCTCGGAACTGCTGGGGTAGCCCCTCAACGCTAGAACTCTTAGCTCAGCAACATGGAGATTTCATCTCAGAATGACGCCAGCTCATCAATCATAGCAAAACGCGTCATCTCTGGACAGTCACTCGCAAATTGTGGTTGAAGCTCCTCCTTCACGCGAGCCTCTCATCGTCCATGACGCTGTCCAACACGACGGCACGTGACCGTGAATCCCGCTTCGGCCCCGTCCCCCCTTGCGCCGCTAAGCCCCTTTGGGCCCATCGAAGCCGCACAACCAGCAACCCGCAATATGCGAAATCTTTCCCTTCCAGCCCCACCATCTCGAACTTCCAGTCGACAATCCTCTCCCCTCACCGAAATCTCCTCAAATCCCCCCTCAAAATCCAGCCCAAGATGAACGGCGAAGATCCCGCGGAACGGCCCGACTACATCACCACCGTCATCAATGGCCTCGAACGTTACAACCCCGAGGCCGTTGGTACGCTCGAGAGCTACCTCCAGGAGCAGTGCGACCAGAAGTTTGCCGACTGCAATGCGAACCGGACGCTGTTGAAGCTGTGAGTTGGGCTTGTTGTTGTCAAGTTTGAGCTTTTCTTGTTGTCTCGTGCTTTGTGCGAGAATCGCCCGGCCTTGTTTCGCCTGTTCTGCTATTCTCTGTCCCATCTATATGATGACCGTTTTTGTAAACGTTTCCTATTACCTGAGACTGGGCCTAAACAACCCAGTCACTTGAAGTCAACTTTAGTGGTGTctgaaaagatgaagatggagaacaGAATCACCTACTTCTTTTGTTTATTCATTCTTGTCGCTTGTCAGCGCATAAAAGTATACAGCGATGCTAACCAAAGCCCGCCCAAAAACTACAGCTACCAGCTCAACCCCGACCGCATGAAGGATGAGGTCGTCACCAACAtcctcgtcaaggccatgacCCAATTCCCCTCGTCCCAGTTCACCCTCGCCCTCCACCTCATCAAcccctccgccgcctccaccgGCGAGCTCCACGAGGCAATCACCAAGCTCCGATCCCTCAACTCCCAGCTCCAGGGCGCCCAGTACGCCGACTTCTGGGCCGACCTCGACGGCGACGACCTGTGCGCCGACCTCATCGCCGACATCTCCGGCTTCGAGGACCTCGTCCGCGAGCGCATCGCCACCCTCGTCTCACACGCGTTTCGCGAAATCAAGCTCTCACACATGGTCTCATGGCTCGGCTTCAACGAGGACAAGACCCGCAAGTTCCTCACTGAGGTCGCCGGCTGGACtatcgacgacgacggcaacgTCAAGATTCCTTCTAACCCCGacaacgaggccaagaagtcCGAGATTCGTGAGGACGTTAACGTCGATCAGTTCGCGAGAGTGATTAGACGGTCTTGGGAGGAAACTGTATAAATGCTGTCACACAcggagagaggagagagacgTGAAAGGCGACAACAAGGGAGAGATAGAAGGCGTTGTTTAAACCAGTATTTGCTTATACAGGGAGCAGAGTGACAAATGGATATGTCGACGGAACCCGTGATGCGgaatgaaaacaaaaatcacTGGCATTATTGGTGCGGGGTCCCAAAAACTCAGGCGTTTAATAGGAAACAAACAACtgttaattaaaaaaagcgAATACAAGATCAGTCATGTATAGAAACCGGGCTATCTGTTTGGGCATCACATCTACATTCTATCCGCGCTCTCCTATTTGATATCATAAACTCATCGAGGCTTTTCGTAATCCTCTTACAATTTTTTTGTCTAACCAACCACAAGGAATTCCCCTTGACGAACCattatttctcttttgacAGCTCCTCCCACTGGACACCTGCCCACTCCTCCAAATAACCCGCCTCTTCCACAGCAGTATGTCTCAGCGAACAATCTCTCTCGCACACACCAACGATAATCGTCCCCCACTCCATGCCATCGAGGCTCAAatcgtcctcttccagctccgTAATAGCATTAGGCGTCAACTGCACCTCAAACGTCCTCCGTCCACCGCAGTTAGGACATCCCGGCATCGTCCGCTTGGTCAACAGCTCGCCAACCTCATCCGTCTTAGAATACAGCAACGGAACACCACTAAACTCATACCGAATACACTGCTCCGGGTTCTGAGCCATTCGGTCTGCGAATTTCTGGAAAGTAGCATCCATAGCGGATTCAAACGCCTCGCGATCAAGAGCAGAAGGTTCCGGGGCGTCGGCATCGGCAATAGTCACGTTAGCCGGCAGTTTCGTTGATGTAGGATCGAGAGTCTCGTAGTCGGCATCGGCAAGGTAAAGCGTCGGATACGGCGCTGGCTGCGCAGCTTTTTCAGGCCAAGGctcagcaggaggaggaggtccCGCAGGCGTAGTGTTGAGTGCCAGGGTTTCGGCAAAGGTCTTGGAGaggtttgttgttgttgtagcagcagctggcgtCTCGGCGGGCTTCTCAGCCggagcagtagcagcaggcTTAGCCGGCTGACTTGAAAACGGGTTGGACGAAGCAGAACTGAAGGGATTGCTCGACCCCGAGCTAAAAGGGTTTGCGCCGCCGCTGGAGAATGGGTTCCCACCAGAAGCCCCCAAAGGTTTCGCTCCAAACAGCGATTCTCCAAGACCAGGCCcatcctgcttcttctcctccggCTTGCTCTTCgcctcgggcttcttcttctcctcaacctgCGCTGCCGTCGTCTCGGCACCGTCCTTCCAAACTCTCACACCTCTCAGCGCGCGAACGCTACCAGCTTTTCGTCGGCATGTGGCCCTGCGACAGGCGAATACGTATAGCCGCCGCTCGTGGGACGGGAATTTCTCCGGCAGCTCGCCGTtcagctgcagaagcaggGCCATCATGTCTTTGCAGACCTTGCATCTTGCCAGTGCCGCTGACGGTGGTTTATCTGCATCGAGCCAATCCTGACCACCCATCTCATTTAGCATACTCTCGTCTCGCAAAGCTTTGGCGCAAAGCAATTCACTGTAAAGAGCAAAAGCGACATACCGGAGTGCCTCCCAGTTTGCTTATCGTGTCCTCTTCAGCCTCCTTGGAAGCATATCCAAGAAGGACATTTGTCTCTGTAAACTCGCCGTCCGAGGAGTCGGAAGCGTAATCTGCCATTGTCGCAAAACTGCCTGCAGACTGGAGGCTTGTGATTTTGGTTTGATGTACCTACTTCAACGATGGTGGGGtcaagatttttttttttaggtGGAAGATAATCTGGCGGCGGGGCTTATCAGCGGTACAGGGTCTCTAGTCCAGCTGGTATCATGAAAATGACCATAATGAGACAGCGAAATGGATAGAAACCACAAACACGCAGATGTATTAAAATGCAATATTAGATAAATGGCAGTGCCTAGATGTTTTGAGCCTGTTCCGGGATGATTTTTGTCTACCACTAGTCTAAACAATAGATTCAATTCATTACATGCCTTCCTCAGGACCGTCCATTCCCGGGCCCGGTCCTGCAGCTCGGCCCATCTGTCGAGCcttcagcagctcgtcgCAAAGCAGCAGGTTGGACGCAATGCCTGAGCTTGACGCAATGCAATTTCTCAGGACTCTAAACGAGTCGAAGACACCCTCCAGCTCGGGATCCATCGGCTCTCCAGTCTCCAGGTTCAAGCCAACGGTCTGGCCTTCAGCATACTCATCTTGCAGGGCAGCAACTGTGATTTAAACGTTAGTCTTGTACTCTCATATTGTGAATATGTATCTTAACATCAACTTACGGGCATCCTGGACATCATGTCCAGCGTTGGCAGCAAGGGTCTTGGGGATAATGAGAAGAGCATCGGCAAAAGCCTCCACACCCCacttggccttgcccttgaccGTCTTCGAAAAGGCATCGCTCTTGAGGTGGGCAGCACAGGCAACCTGGAAAGCACCAGCACCGGGAACGACGCTCTTGTCAACAATCATGTTGTAGACGCTTCTTAGACCATCTCGGACAGCATCTGTAACCTGGGCAATGGTGTGCTGGTTGGGTCCCTTGATCAAGACAGTGACGGACTTGGGgtccttgacctcctcgaCAAAGGTATACTTTTCCTCGCCCAGGGTTTGCTCGTAGACGAGACCAGCCCAGCCGAGAACATCGGGTGTTAGGTCGTCAACGCTGTTCTGAGCAATGCCGCCGCAGATGAGCTGAAGTCTCTCCATGttccttctctttgctcttcgcAGAGCCAGGATGCCGTTCTTGGCCAGGACGTCTAGGGAGAGAGGGTCGATGCCCttctggttgatgatggcaaagctCTTCGTTCCGTCGTCACCGCACacctgcttcttcagctcaacaatcttcttgagcttggcaTCGATGAAACGACGCTCACTCTCGACAAGCTTGTCTCGCTGCTCGGCGCTTGAGTAGAAGAAGCCAGAGTTGATCTCGGTCTTCTCATACTCCAAGCTGACGTTCATTGTCAGGATGTAGCAGTTCTCCAGTCTCTTGGGCATGTCGGGATGTCTGGCACCGTGGTCCAACGCCAATCCTCGGATCAGCTGCGTGTCTGAGGCGGTACGGTGCTGCATCTTCATAATCTCCACCATGTGCAGATCGGGCTTGGCAGGGGCCTGGTAGATGGCCAACACAGCATCGACGATATCGGGAGTAAGCTTGGCTGCTAATGTCGCGTTGAGCTTCGTGGCAAGGGATGTTCGGGCAACGTTCAGCAACAGTTCGCGGTCgacctccttggccagcttgaagGAGTCCAGGAACTAGCGACAGTCAGATACCAACTCATGAATTGACAAGCGTTTTGTATTCACCTTGagagcctcagccttggcaatctcgAAGCCGTCGGTGATGATGCGAGGGTGGAGTCCTTCCGAGATGTATCGGTCTGcctgcttcaacagctcTCCCACCAACAGCACCACGGACGTTGTGCCATCGCCGCAGATGTCGTCCTGGGCAGTCGCGGCTCGAGCAATCATGACGGCGGTCGGGTTTTGGATTTGCATTTCTCGCAGCAGGACGTTTCCATCCTTGGTAAGCTTGATCTGTTGACGGGCGAGGGTTGGTTAGGAATAGGGGTCGGTCACTGAGGGGTAGTAAATTGGGCATCGCGTACCTGTCCGGCGCCGTCGACGAGCCTGCAACGCTGTTAGCACTGGTGATATACCGGAGATGAAGCCGTTTGCCTTACATTTTGATCGTGCCTCGCGGTCCGAGGTTGGACTTGAGCACATCTTGCAGACCCTCGCCAGCGCTGATGTTGACCTTCAGAGCTTCACCCCTCCTCTGCACCTTTGGTTAGACGAACGGCAGCTCACGGACAGCAGACAGAGGACACACGCACTCGGGACTCGGCCTTTGGGTTGAGAAGTTGTGCCGCAGACATCTTGATGGCTCTGAGCTCGCCGGATCGATTATAAATCTCGTGGGCTCCGTGGTGGCAGTATCGTGCTTTCGACAAGCTTCCCTCTGCCTGGCACCGACCCGCAATCAGAGTGGTGGGCTGGGTACTTTTTTCTGCCTTGTCCGGGTCAAAGGCGGTGTGGTGGGGGTTTGACTTGTCTCTCTGTATTCTGTATTAGCAAGCCACTTCACTCACTCCGCCCAATTGCGGGCTACCCACTCTTTTGACATGGTGTatgactttgacgaagatgaagcagacgtctgaaaattgaaaaaaaagaaagcaaataGATGTAATTTAGTAAGAAAAATTGGAATCAAGGTTGATGGCAGGTACTATACACAATTGGTAAATACATCGGTAAGATATAAGGtagccttggccttggatcCTGGTGCTCCCCCGCCAAAAGGTACATCACAGCTCCCTATCACCAGAAGCCCCTTTTCGTCCATGTAGTATGGTAATGGTATCAGGCAAGACTATTGACATCTTTAATCTCATTAGAGAGGAGACAAATAGCCTCTCAAGGAAGCATCACCATATGCCACAGCTACTGGTTCTCTTTCTACTTCAAAATACTACACGTCTATGCACTTATGCACTCCCTCTTGTGCTGCTTCCAGTCTTGCCTCTGACACTCTGTCGAGCAATAGCTAATCTTCATACAACCCTTGcacttcttcagcttcagcccgTCCAATTGCTCCGTCTTTCCACATGTGTTACATTGCTCGGTCTCGTCAGGTGATTCTTTCAccaccaacttcttctcatcgATGACTGGCTCAACAAAAGGGACCGAGTACATCGGGCTGATTGCAATCCGCACCGCGTACTTTGCCGCCTTCTCCCAAAAAGGTAGCCCAACAAAGTCATTCGGTAGATGGCCATTGCCACATGAGCAAAGCCACTGTTCTCCATGCTCAAAGCTCAGCGGTACAGTTGCGCCGTCCTTTTTGTATTCGCAATTTGGAAGATGGTTCCAAGTACGGCATCGCTCTACTAAAGACGGTATGGTCTTCTTCCAAAGAGCCAGCTCCTCATCGTTGACTATCATCGTGCAACCTCCCATTGGATCCAATTCGTATAGAAATGTCCTCAACGCCTCGGATTCCAACATTTTCAATGAAAAGGGAATGATGGCGGCGTCCAACACCACCGATGCCGTGTCGCCATCCAACCGTAGAGCCGATACTAGAATAACTGCTTGAATACCGCCCTTTTGCGGGTGTTTGATGAAAATCAGGCCTGTCTGACTTCCTTGTACGCCAGAGGACACCATAAACATGGTAAATAGAGATTCCTTGAAATTAACTCGCACATCTGCTGCAATTCCCGACGTATCCACTCCATCTCTAAGCTGCCTCTCCTTTACGGAGAATTGCAGAGATGTCAGTGTTGTCAACCATGACAAGCGCCCCTTGTCCTTCAAATCAATGATGGGCAAGTTATCAAGGTTGAGATGTGGCATATTAACAGCCACGGGAAGACCGCGAGGCGCAATCACAGTAGGAGAAACAAAATCTCCCAAGACCTTGCTCTGCTTCGGATCTGCCAGAGGGGCAATCACCTCGATGTATCCAGATGTACGAGCAATCCGAGTTTTGCTGCCGATGCTTGTCACGGGAATTGGATATCTGAGCGGGCAGATCAACTCTTTCTTGCCAAACACGATGTTGATAGTGAAGGGATCACCCTGCTGTAATTCGATAGGTGCCTTATTCTGTAACAGTTTTTTGCCCATCTTTGAGGAAATCTGCAAGTGTGCAGTTAAATATTCAATGGCTTTTTTATTCGAGGCCAATTCGGCCATCAATGTCATAGGGCCTTCACTGCTCGCCttggcaacatcatcatTCAATGGCTTTACGCCACCGCTCATTACCTTGTGCGCTGTCGTGCCCGGCATAAGCTTGGATACAAACACTCTTGTCGTATCTGAC contains these protein-coding regions:
- a CDS encoding ATP dependent DNA ligase domain-containing protein, which encodes MSSPAKKRKLNSGKKQPAAQSKGLEYFFSKQKQPDALNTSAGEDGAPSSSSAILSDEELARKLQAEWNQEVPNDVHTPSGGQGATPMDKDVGSVAETVEDGSTPASASQTEKSPPDTTPKKQDAKKTLSLQSTGMADDTVTTSIPLDESPLTFDPSKCFVLVSATTSRIKIVDTLVNCLRILIEGDPPSLLPAVWLATNSISPPYISMELGLGGSAISKALRQVCGLDNRSLKAIFDKYGDPGDVAFEAKKKQSFTLRKPKPLTIKGVYQSLVKIATTHGQGSGEIKQRIVDRLLQDARGGEESRFIVRTVSQYLRIGAVKTTMLIALSRAFSLSKAPGSEYDTKDITELKEIVKASFARHPNYNDLVPALLDVGRPLGDAHKTPGKGFCVHLELMTEKYPDLVELVPKIRGEGIGSFIMEGEVVAVDRETGELKNFQTLTNRARKDVAIGDIKIDVCLFAFDLMYLNGQSLLDRSFRERRELLRSLFIEVPHHFTWVKSLDATSGDSETVLEFFKSALENKCEGIMVKILDNIPDLSLVEVEPGQPLEDPEKLSLPKTKTKGKGKTKNATKGDGDEKPAKSRRKPLLATYEPDKRLDSWLKVKKDYNSSFDTLDMIPVAGWHGQGRKAKWWSPILMAVRNEESGTLEVVCKCISGFTDTFYKANKEFYDNGEESDVWFEPQEVWEMAFADITLSPVYTAAIGLVSDERGLSLRFPRFLKKRDDKTIDEASTNEFLANLWRKQEAKAASSTAKNGEAEVEDALDGEQDE
- a CDS encoding CSN8/PSMD8/EIF3K family domain-containing protein, whose protein sequence is MTLSNTTARDRESRFGPVPPCAAKPLWAHRSRTTSNPQYAKSFPSSPTISNFQSTILSPHRNLLKSPLKIQPKMNGEDPAERPDYITTVINGLERYNPEAVGTLESYLQEQCDQKFADCNANRTLLKLYQLNPDRMKDEVVTNILVKAMTQFPSSQFTLALHLINPSAASTGELHEAITKLRSLNSQLQGAQYADFWADLDGDDLCADLIADISGFEDLVRERIATLVSHAFREIKLSHMVSWLGFNEDKTRKFLTEVAGWTIDDDGNVKIPSNPDNEAKKSEIREDVNVDQFARVIRRSWEETV
- a CDS encoding TCP-1/cpn60 chaperonin family domain-containing protein; protein product: MLTPTVAYRYRWLYAIGNTPATNLARSIPHGQDASLLSLGCGDLRNVLYTSYVQRGLPDRKLDFTCCDIDENIIARNLVFLTMILADGEVIDSEALWDIYYHMYLDEQTVERLVRHVKSIIPMLESLDSFTTSPFGSVIKICDEDTLRDVRDSLQRILGAAEKDDRSKQATKLSTNLALSKGVIEEGSMILTGMRSAAPLALTSKFALPENFQHYWKTGVAMIQGKTARIPNPMLVGLLSDWELFHYGNDPLLSFHLATAFTDLPTNSPLKPDVDDEKHKIAAAARVQFFAWVQAFRNLKDSVCVRLVISDAFAFSHTLQYCDAAGEVSANWYRRLWDSKVLRLDKASYGRGGSAPIKFDAIDTSNLSDHFEVLNILVSTAPLLKATPWTTLFTEQLLDNRRSGKQSLDQVLHGPSSTVSLLLGLTPLHVWTNAKAESHVDEIFISAMGKAGGTTQTQFHVRLAWKREDQFGGYDMERPKLHMKVKDVGEILFQMYSEMFANEMDDGHRDPSGRRVLHSYPHFHRGSFTALLKVIQGRVKTDWDTVLSGLLKRIEEENNLHMAAEQIQDFRLQLSLNNLHTTTRIDDDKYDDVVATIPRQGPLSGWKHLSPMVAVTLVVPRDAFAKLFPQPKPAAPVPTLIGTLKSSGKSSMRRLDVFDDVHIVFGRASTTGDISSGDAIVSIEEDELCWSGTSPLVATFLVPIAALVEEPVTSLVGLELTTASSSTALMAIMLGMSSTVYEAALSDTTRVFVSKLMPGTTAHKVMSGGVKPLNDDVAKASSEGPMTLMAELASNKKAIEYLTAHLQISSKMGKKLLQNKAPIELQQGDPFTINIVFGKKELICPLRYPIPVTSIGSKTRIARTSGYIEVIAPLADPKQSKVLGDFVSPTVIAPRGLPVAVNMPHLNLDNLPIIDLKDKGRLSWLTTLTSLQFSVKERQLRDGVDTSGIAADVRVNFKESLFTMFMVSSGVQGSQTGLIFIKHPQKGGIQAVILVSALRLDGDTASVVLDAAIIPFSLKMLESEALRTFLYELDPMGGCTMIVNDEELALWKKTIPSLVERCRTWNHLPNCEYKKDGATVPLSFEHGEQWLCSCGNGHLPNDFVGLPFWEKAAKYAVRIAISPMYSVPFVEPVIDEKKLVVKESPDETEQCNTCGKTEQLDGLKLKKCKGYVCFIFVKVIHHVKRRDKSNPHHTAFDPDKAEKSTQPTTLIAGRCQAEGSLSKARYCHHGAHEIYNRSGELRAIKMSAAQLLNPKAESRRRGEALKVNISAGEGLQDVLKSNLGPRGTIKMLVDGAGQIKLTKDGNVLLREMQIQNPTAVMIARAATAQDDICGDGTTSVVLLVGELLKQADRYISEGLHPRIITDGFEIAKAEALKFLDSFKLAKEVDRELLLNVARTSLATKLNATLAAKLTPDIVDAVLAIYQAPAKPDLHMVEIMKMQHRTASDTQLIRGLALDHGARHPDMPKRLENCYILTMNVSLEYEKTEINSGFFYSSAEQRDKLVESERRFIDAKLKKIVELKKQVCGDDGTKSFAIINQKGIDPLSLDVLAKNGILALRRAKRRNMERLQLICGGIAQNSVDDLTPDVLGWAGLVYEQTLGEEKYTFVEEVKDPKSVTVLIKGPNQHTIAQVTDAVRDGLRSVYNMIVDKSVVPGAGAFQVACAAHLKSDAFSKTVKGKAKWGVEAFADALLIIPKTLAANAGHDVQDALAALQDEYAEGQTVGLNLETGEPMDPELEGVFDSFRVLRNCIASSSGIASNLLLCDELLKARQMGRAAGPGPGMDGPEEGM